Proteins encoded in a region of the Rutidosis leptorrhynchoides isolate AG116_Rl617_1_P2 chromosome 9, CSIRO_AGI_Rlap_v1, whole genome shotgun sequence genome:
- the LOC139867006 gene encoding uncharacterized protein — protein sequence MAVAFPQFSWWSWSGKHQDAKIRNGSSKNPSTTSDINKLEFENLKFPLVNVAPSTSKRVKRKWNSRKEREVDKEYDIVLVPSDGGCLSGSESDDSDWSIGWLEPHGAGFCSDDDDDDDDDYSDDSFAVLVPCYGRGRNDIVNAKKAPNDKFLDTIGQVPDIYSADNEVYMEQWLSSLQNN from the exons ATGGCGGTGGCCTTTCCACAGTTTTCATGGTGGTCATGGAGCGGTAAGCATCAAGATGCTAAAATCCGTAACGGGTCTTCAAAAAATCCCTCAACCACATCCGATATAAATAAATTAGAGTTTGAGAATTTGAAATTCCCGTTAGTGAATGTGGCACCATCAACGTCTAAAAGGGTAAAAAGAAAATGGAATAGTCGAAAAGAACGTGAAGTCGATAAAGAATATGACATTGTGTTGGTTCCATCAGATGGTGGTTGTTTATCAGGATCAGAATCTGATGATTCTGATTGGTCGATTGGATGGTTAGAACCTCATGGTGCTGGTTTTTGTagcgacgatgatgatgatgatgatgatgattattcagATGATAGTTTTGCTGTGTTGGTGCCTTGCTATGGACGTGGACGTAATGATATCGTCAATGCAAAAAAAGCGCCGAATGACAAATTCTTAGATACGATTGGACAAGTGCCAGACATTTATTCTGCTG ATAACGAAGTGTACATGGAACAATGGCTGTCATCTTTACAGAACAACTGA